The following nucleotide sequence is from Penicillium digitatum chromosome 5, complete sequence.
GGGGTAATATCTAGCTGCAGAGTCAATAGTCTGAAAAGCGTCCAATCTCTTCATTTTCAAGTTTAGCATCTTTCTTGACCACTATGTCAGCCGAGCTTCCATGGCATGCTGCATATCCATCACCAAGGGGCGCGGCACCTTCCATTTCAAGAGAAGAGCTACTGCAGTGGATTCAAGAGGGGAGACAAGCAGGCAAAGACTTTATACTTGTTGACCTACGTCGCACAGACTATGAGGTAAGGGTAGGTAGAGAAAGAGTGAGATCCTCATGCGCTAATCTGTTGAAAGGGAGGAACAATCCAAGGGTCATTGAACTTGCCAGCTCAGAGTTTATACCCCATGATTCCTACTTTATATTCGCTCGTATCGAACAGCCGCGTGAAAGATGTGATTTGGTACTGTGGTGAGTCTTGCGAAATAAATATGACTACGACTTCCTCAAGTGCGAGTTCTAATCTCTCTTCAGGGTCATCTGCTGGTCGAGGCACTCGTGCAGGAGGGTGGTTTGCGGATCACCTCGAAGATCACCATGATACAGAAGTCAAGAGCTGGGTCCTATCGGGTGGCATTAAAGGATGGGTTGCAGCCGGTCCTGACTATACATCCTGGATGGATGGGTACGAGGCCTCTGTCTGGATAAAGTAGAAGTATTCAGTCGAAATGGTCAATT
It contains:
- a CDS encoding Rhodanese-like, with product MSAELPWHAAYPSPRGAAPSISREELLQWIQEGRQAGKDFILVDLRRTDYEGGTIQGSLNLPAQSLYPMIPTLYSLVSNSRVKDVIWYCGSSAGRGTRAGGWFADHLEDHHDTEVKSWVLSGGIKGWVAAGPDYTSWMDGYEASVWIK